The Gemmatimonadaceae bacterium genome has a window encoding:
- a CDS encoding RagB/SusD family nutrient uptake outer membrane protein: MSLFRNPVRTARLGALLLVPVGLMVGCTDLKETPTSLITKDTFYKNSNEVFAGLASVYANLRNNMEDYYALNSVSSAEGVVPVRGGDWFDNGAWLELHRQGWTPNSVVGLREGSGIWNQQYTGVARANILLEALDAVDVAGEAAIRAEVRALRALYYMQLMDVYGGVPIATDTKVEERAPKTRAEVFTFVETELKAARADLPKTWPDQQGRLTRGAADAMLASLYLNARVWGGTPTASGITLGTAKWTEASAFADSVINNGSYSLATASYTNSCGSGFKANFCYDNQTSPENVFVVRGKAVDGLGFNRQYNALHYNSFAGGGGWNGWAIVEQTYNMFEADDPRRTTILAGPQVDLFTGAPVNNRQGSRLIFTATIADVLAANEGEGVRLYKFPLDPGRAGNASGNDFTLYRLAEMYLIKAEAQNELNNVEAARTALNVVRARAFPGDNAKLIPSGLTQAQMRAAIFAERVFELTGEGKRRQDQIREGTYTSGTWFAHDPTPAHKVVMPIPQAQLNTNSKLVQNPGY; the protein is encoded by the coding sequence ATGTCTCTGTTTCGAAACCCGGTCCGCACGGCGCGCCTTGGCGCGCTGCTGCTGGTCCCTGTCGGCCTGATGGTCGGTTGTACCGACCTGAAGGAGACCCCGACGAGCCTGATCACGAAGGACACGTTCTACAAGAACTCGAACGAGGTGTTCGCCGGCCTCGCGTCGGTGTATGCCAACCTCCGCAACAACATGGAGGACTACTACGCCCTGAACTCGGTCTCGTCCGCCGAGGGCGTGGTGCCGGTGCGTGGTGGTGACTGGTTCGACAACGGTGCCTGGCTCGAGCTGCACCGTCAGGGCTGGACGCCGAACAGCGTCGTCGGCCTGCGCGAAGGCTCCGGGATCTGGAACCAGCAGTACACCGGCGTCGCGCGTGCCAACATCCTGCTCGAGGCGCTCGATGCCGTCGACGTCGCCGGCGAGGCCGCGATCCGCGCCGAGGTGCGTGCCCTCCGTGCGCTGTACTACATGCAGCTCATGGACGTCTACGGCGGTGTGCCGATCGCGACCGACACCAAGGTCGAGGAGCGCGCCCCGAAGACCCGTGCCGAGGTGTTCACGTTCGTCGAGACCGAGCTGAAGGCAGCCCGGGCCGACCTGCCGAAGACCTGGCCGGACCAGCAGGGCCGGCTCACGCGCGGCGCGGCGGATGCCATGCTCGCCAGCCTGTACCTGAACGCCCGCGTCTGGGGCGGCACGCCGACCGCCTCGGGCATCACGCTCGGGACGGCCAAGTGGACGGAGGCCTCGGCCTTCGCCGACAGCGTGATCAACAACGGCAGCTACTCGCTGGCGACCGCGTCGTACACGAACTCGTGCGGCTCGGGCTTCAAGGCGAACTTCTGCTACGACAACCAGACGTCGCCGGAGAACGTGTTCGTCGTGCGCGGCAAGGCAGTTGACGGCCTCGGCTTCAACCGCCAGTACAACGCCCTGCACTACAACTCGTTCGCAGGTGGCGGCGGCTGGAACGGCTGGGCGATCGTCGAGCAGACGTACAACATGTTCGAGGCGGATGACCCGCGCCGGACGACGATCCTCGCCGGCCCGCAGGTGGACCTGTTCACCGGCGCGCCGGTCAACAACCGCCAGGGTTCGCGCCTGATCTTCACGGCCACGATCGCAGACGTGCTCGCGGCCAACGAGGGCGAGGGTGTGCGCCTGTACAAGTTCCCGCTCGACCCGGGTCGCGCCGGCAACGCCAGCGGCAACGACTTCACGCTCTACCGCCTCGCCGAGATGTACCTGATCAAGGCCGAAGCGCAGAACGAACTGAACAACGTCGAGGCGGCCCGCACGGCGCTCAACGTGGTCCGGGCCCGTGCCTTCCCGGGGGACAACGCCAAGTTGATCCCGTCCGGCCTGACCCAGGCGCAGATGCGCGCCGCCATCTTCGCCGAGCGCGTGTTCGAGCTCACCGGCGAGGGCAAGCGTCGCCAGGACCAGATCCGCGAGGGCACCTACACCTCCGGCACCTGGTTCGCCCACGATCCCACCCCGGCCCACAAGGTCGTGATGCCGATCCCGCAGGCGCAGCTGAACACGAACTCGAAGCTGGTGCAGAACCCCGGTTACTGA